One genomic window of Pecten maximus chromosome 3, xPecMax1.1, whole genome shotgun sequence includes the following:
- the LOC117323661 gene encoding pinin-like produces MADVRGVSALQDELEKAKESLKDVDDNIKKLTGRDPTEPRPSTRRVTAVPDGRGRERLLLQARWGPDEDVQAKRRVIGGAFSRLAPMHRMGRGRPPRGRDSGDEDDLPNKPTIQSSVIATPKESRTRQSSIEEQNSDRKGTARNRRMFGLLLGTLRKFKDEAKETEDKEVQRKQIEQKLEEKAISEKEDLLRERHQLFLERKQQQAKIRRLEYKMELIEIHDAWEKETRKLENFIHTKAKPHIFYLPKSMDAVLEGKRKETVKYVEDMIDERRRKLQIEIEDLMAKNQQSGKADMEGDEEEEGAMEGNRNTDKENRRRKSSGERVDLHRQLEQRGSHRGGRDGEIPRKRRKSDSVAEDDRHSRAGKHRRRSREEGDRSGGRRDSHKVGASRRDDKARDRTEPRVEINYNDEEDEEEEEEGELRTESTNSNSNNNEENKDKRTVEQSDTSGKLDKMDTGDTQAEISKSAKQTQAMMAEDEEEGEEGEVHDAVDE; encoded by the exons ATGGCTGACGTGCGTGGAGTTTCGGCGTTGCAAGACGAGTTAGAGAAAGCGAAAGAAAGCTTGAAAGATGTAGACGATAACATTAAGAAACTAACAGGGAGAGATCCAACAGAACCAAG ACCCTCAACAAGGCGTGTGACAGCTGTTCCTGATGGAAGGGGTAGGGAGCGTTTGCTTCTACAGGCTAG GTGGGGCCCAGATGAGGATGTTCAAGCCAAGAGAAGAGTCATTGGAGGCGCTTTCTCAAG GCTTGCTCCTATGCACAGAATGGGCAGAGGACGTCCACCTAGAGGACGGGATAGTGGGGATGAGGATGATCTACCCAACAAG CCCACTATCCAGTCCTCAGTGATTGCTACCCCTAAAGAGTCCAGGACACGCCAGTCCAGCATTGAGGAACAGAATTCAGACAGGAAGGGAACTGCCAG aAATAGAAGAATGTTTGGCTTACTTTTGGGAACACTGAGAAAATTCAAAGATGAAGCTAAGGAAACTGaagataag gaaGTTCAAAGAAAACAGATTGAACAGAAGTTGGAAGAAAAAGCAATATCAGAAAAGGAGGATCTTCTCAGAGAACGTCATCAGCTTTTCCTTGAGCGAAAACAGCAACAAGCCAAAATTCGTCGTCTGGAATATAAAATGGAACTTATTGAAATA CATGATGCTTGGGAAAAGGAGACGCGCAAATTAGAAAATTTTATTCACACCAAAGCCAAACCACACATATTTTACCTTCCAAAATCAATGGATGCAGTATTAGAGGGAAAAAGAAAGGAGACCGTGAAATATGTGGAAG ACATGATTGATGAACGACGGAGGAAACTACAGATCGAAATTGAAGATCTGATGGCCAAGAACCAGCAAAGTGGAAAAGCCGACATGGAAGGGGATGAGGAGGAGGAAGGGGCCATGGAGGGGAACAGAAACACAGATAAGGAAAATAGGCGTAGGAAGTCTAGTGGGGAGAGGGTAGACTTGCATAGACAGTTAGAACAGAGGGGTTCACATAGAGGGGGTAGGGATGGGGAGATACCAAGGAAACGCAGGAAGTCTGATAGTGTAGCTGAGGATGACAGACACAGTAGGGCAGGTAAGCACCGCAGGAGAAGTAGGGAGGAAGGGGATAGGTCTGGGGGAAGGAGGGACAGTCATAAGGTAGGGGCGTCAAGGAGGGACGACAAAGCAAGGGATCGCACTGAACCTAGGGTGGAAATTAATTACAATGATGAAGAGGATGAGGAAGAAGAGGAAGAGGGAGAACTACGAACTGAATCTACAAACAgtaatagtaataataatgaGGAAAATAAGGATAAGCGGACAGTAGAGCAGTCGGACACATCAGGGAAGCTTGACAAGATGGACACGGGGGATACACAGGCGGAAATATCCAAGAGTGCAAAACAAACTCAGGCAATGATGGCAGAGGATGAGGAGGAGGGAGAGGAAGGAGAGGTGCACGATGCTGTGGATGAATGA
- the LOC117323659 gene encoding trafficking protein particle complex subunit 6B-like: MADEVVFEYLHMEMINYLYRTAEKIEHDHCISKLESLGFRVGQSLSERFTKDCSRFKDELDTMKFICKDFWNSVYKKQVDNLRTNHQGVYVLQDNKFRFLTQISSGKQYMDAAPKYLAFPCGMIRGALSNLGINCVVTAEVSAMPACKFQIQIQRI, encoded by the exons atggcAGACGAAGTTGTGTTTGAGTATCTGCACATGGAAATGATAAACTATTTATACAGAACTGCGGAGAAGATTGAACAC GATCATTGCATATCCAAATTAGAGTCATTGGGATTCCGTGTAGGCCAGAGTCTCAGCGAAAG GTTCACAAAAGACTGTTCCAGATTCAAAGATGAGCTTGATACAATGAAGTTCATATGTAAAGACTTTTGGAATTCAGTTTATAAGAAACAAGTAGACAATCTGAGGACAAATCACCAG GGTGTGTATGTTCTTCAAGACAACAAATTCAGATTCCTTACCCAGATATCTAGTGGAAAACAGTATATGGATGCAGCACCAAAG TACTTAGCCTTCCCATGTGGGATGATAAGAGGAGCCTTGTCAAACCTAGGAATAAACTGTGTGGTGACCGCTGAAGTCAGTGCAATGCCAGCAT GTAAATTTCAGATACAGATACAAAGAATTTGA